From the Temnothorax longispinosus isolate EJ_2023e chromosome 6, Tlon_JGU_v1, whole genome shotgun sequence genome, one window contains:
- the LOC139814827 gene encoding uncharacterized protein, whose product MIPEFNGASSKLQEFLSAASYAIKNINPMEEGTLLEAVLCTKLKERAMIDFQTREIRDFAQLKKELEVCYLSRKSTTHLQLEFNTLKQKPGENARAFGLRADKLAMELYDSMIEGRNHTIESKRTILETIQQQALQNFQLGLRDEIKLLVRAQHFATLQEAIAGASAEEKVNGPSGIPPRPKNNYAYSPQPRDNRSILQCQKCGKYGHLGRECRTNRYANRFSLPKPDRTPRVNAIDKVCNYCKKAGHMREECWLLNGRPNKERTNHNKLNNPQGQNKNFHPKTNGPRKKDSNSAANSDEEDKEDTKQRRPALEYQVSHMTNKPRKHAGLDLITLPMREAKREKINLLFDTGAAVSIIKVKHLKGETMIEEDKMALTGITGHKANKPIRLENLQQLLT is encoded by the coding sequence ATGATACCCGAGTTCAACGGAGCCTCGAGTAAATTACAAGAATTCTTAAGCGCCGCgtcatatgcaataaaaaacataaatccTATGGAAGAAGGAACGCTATTAGAAGCAGTGCTATGCACAAAGCTGAAAGAAAGAGCGATGATAGACTTTCAAACGCGAGAGATAAGAGATTTCGCACAACTAAAGAAGGAATTAGAAGTTTGCTATTTGAGCCGCAAAAGCACAACACACTTACAACTAGAGTTTAATACACTCAAGCAAAAACCCGGAGAAAATGCAAGAGCATTCGGATTAAGAGCCGATAAGCTAGCAATGGAGCTATACGACTCCATGATAGAGGGAAGAAATCACACCATAGAAAGCAAGCGAACTATATTAGAAACGATTCAACAACAGGCATTACAGAATTTCCAATTAGGATTGAGAGACGAGATCAAGTTACTTGTCCGAGCTCAGCATTTCGCAACATTGCAAGAAGCGATTGCCGGAGCGAGCGCCGAAGAAAAAGTAAACGGGCCGAGTGGAATTCCGCCGCGtcccaaaaataattatgcgtaCTCGCCGCAACCGCGCGATAACCGATCGATATTACAATGCCAAAAATGCGGAAAATACGGGCACCTCGGAAGGGAATGTCGTACCAATAGATATGCGAACCGTTTCTCCTTACCGAAACCCGATAGGACACCCCGCGTAAACGCGATAGATAAAGTCTGCAATTATTGCAAGAAGGCAGGACACATGCGCGAAGAATGTTGGCTGTTAAATGGTCGACCAAATAAAGAAAGGACGAATCACAACAAACTTAATAATCCGCaaggacaaaataaaaattttcacccGAAAACGAATGGCCCGAGAAAAAAAGACAGTAATTCAGCCGCGAATAGCGATGAGGAAGACAAAGAGGACACAAAGCAGCGCCGACCGGCGTTAGAGTATCAAGTGTCACATATGACGAACAAGCCGCGAAAGCATGCAGGGCTGGACCTAATCACTCTGCCCATGCGAGAAGCGAagcgcgaaaaaataaatttactgttCGATACCGGAGCGGccgtatcaataataaaagtaaaacatttgAAAGGCGAAACAATGATAGAAGAGGATAAAATGGCCCTTACAGGAATAACAGGTCATAAAGCCAACAAGCCCATACGATTGGAAAATTTACAGCAACTATTGACTTGA